In Triplophysa rosa linkage group LG7, Trosa_1v2, whole genome shotgun sequence, the following proteins share a genomic window:
- the abi2b gene encoding abl interactor 2b isoform X10 yields MAELQMLLEEEIPAGRGALLDSYANLERVAEYCESNYIQSPDKHRALEETKSYTTQSLASVAYLINTLANNVLQMLDIQASQLRRMESSINHISQTVDIHKEKVARREIGILTTNKNTSRTHKIIAPANPERPVRYIRKSIDYSQLDDVGHGVKVNAQNVKAGMTPRTAAPTQKPPSPPALGKGTIGRHSPYRTLEPVRPPVIPNDYVPSPTRNTAPPLQSPARTASVNQRTRTYSSSSGSSHPSSRSSSRENSGSGSVGVPIAVPTPAPPTAFPGNGPHFYSMTRPMTRHATPSVGGSLPYRRPSSVTGQPNNNMPQNTNPNMIENQLNGGPHYNQNQAPMAPPPPSILQITPQLPLMGFVARVQETISDAPPPPPPAGEAEFEEATPPPPPPENYEDDEGDDEEESAVVEYSDPYAEEDPPWAPRSYLEKVVAIYDYMCDKEDELSFQEGAIIYVIKKNDDGWFEGVMSGTTGLFPGNYVESIMHYAD; encoded by the exons TCTCCAGATAAGCACAGAGCTCTTGAAGAAACCAAAAGCTACACCACTCAGTCTCTGGCCAGTGTTGCGTATCTGATCAACACTCTCGCCAACAATGTGCTCCAGATGCTGGACATACAGGCGTCCCAGCTGCGCCGCATGGAGTCCTCCATCAACCACATCTCACAG ACGGTGGACATCCATAAAGAGAAGGTGGCCAGACGAGAGATCGGCATCCTCACCACCAATAAGAACACTTCTCGCACACACAAGATCATCGCACCAGCCAATCCCGAGAGGCCTGTACGCTACATCCGCAAGTCCATTGACTACAGTCAGCTTGATGACGTAGGCCACGGCGTGAAG GTCAACGCCCAGAATGTGAAAGCGGGTATGACTCCACGCACAGCTGCTCCTACCCAGAAACCCCCCAGTCCCCCCGCTCTGGGCAAAGGCACCATTGG GCGACACTCCCCTTACCGGACGCTCGAGCCAGTGCGTCCACCCGTCATCCCTAACGACTATGTGCCGAGTCCAACACGCAACACCGCACCTCCCCTGCAGAGCCCGGCTAGAACTGCATCTGTAAATCAGAGGACCCGCACGTACAg cagcagcagtggCAGCAGTCACCCCAGCAGTCGCAGCAGCAGCAGAGAGAACAGTGGGAGTGGAAGTGTGGGCGTGCCTATCGCTGTGCCAACCCCTGCCCCGCCCACGGCCTTTCCTG GCAACGGCCCTCACTTTTACAGTATGACCCGGCCAATGACGCGCCACGCCACACCCTCTGTGGGAGGTTCCCTGCCGTATCGCCGGCCGTCATCAGTTACTGGACAGCCTAACAACAACATGCCTCAGAACACAAATCCAAACATGATCGAAAACCAACTGAATGGAGGACCACACTACAACCAAAACCAAG CCCCTATGGCCCCTCCGCCCCCTTCTATTCTCCAGATCACTCCTCAGCTCCCGCTCATGGGTTTTGTGGCTCGGGTTCAGGAGACCA TTTCAGACGCTCCTCCTCCCCCGCCCCCTGCAGGAGAGGCGGAGTTTGAGGAAGCGACCCCGCCCCCACCTCCTCCGGAGAATTATGAGGATGACGAGGGTGATGATGAGGAAGAGTCAGCAGTGGTGGAGTACAGCGATCCGTACGCTGAAGAGGACCCGCCGTGGGCTCCTCGCAGTTACCTGGAGAAAG TGGTGGCGATTTACGACTACATGTGCGATAAAGAAGACGAGCTGTCCTTCCAGGAGGGGGCGATCATTTACGTGATCAAAAAGAACGACGACGGCTGGTTCGAGGGTGTGATGAGCGGCACCACGGGCCTCTTCCCCGGGAACTACGTGGAGTCCATCATGCACTACGCCGACTGA
- the abi2b gene encoding abl interactor 2b isoform X11: protein MAELQMLLEEEIPAGRGALLDSYANLERVAEYCESNYIQSPDKHRALEETKSYTTQSLASVAYLINTLANNVLQMLDIQASQLRRMESSINHISQTVDIHKEKVARREIGILTTNKNTSRTHKIIAPANPERPVRYIRKSIDYSQLDDVGHGVKWLLRFKVNAQNVKAGMTPRTAAPTQKPPSPPALGKGTIGRHSPYRTLEPVRPPVIPNDYVPSPTRNTAPPLQSPARTASVNQRTRTYSSSSSGSSHPSSRSSSRENSGSGSVGVPIAVPTPAPPTAFPGNGPHFYSMTRPMTRHATPSVGGSLPYRRPSSVTGQPNNNMPQNTNPNMIENQLNGGPHYNQNQVSDAPPPPPPAGEAEFEEATPPPPPPENYEDDEGDDEEESAVVEYSDPYAEEDPPWAPRSYLEKVVAIYDYMCDKEDELSFQEGAIIYVIKKNDDGWFEGVMSGTTGLFPGNYVESIMHYAD from the exons TCTCCAGATAAGCACAGAGCTCTTGAAGAAACCAAAAGCTACACCACTCAGTCTCTGGCCAGTGTTGCGTATCTGATCAACACTCTCGCCAACAATGTGCTCCAGATGCTGGACATACAGGCGTCCCAGCTGCGCCGCATGGAGTCCTCCATCAACCACATCTCACAG ACGGTGGACATCCATAAAGAGAAGGTGGCCAGACGAGAGATCGGCATCCTCACCACCAATAAGAACACTTCTCGCACACACAAGATCATCGCACCAGCCAATCCCGAGAGGCCTGTACGCTACATCCGCAAGTCCATTGACTACAGTCAGCTTGATGACGTAGGCCACGGCGTGAAG TGGTTACTAAGGTTTAAG GTCAACGCCCAGAATGTGAAAGCGGGTATGACTCCACGCACAGCTGCTCCTACCCAGAAACCCCCCAGTCCCCCCGCTCTGGGCAAAGGCACCATTGG GCGACACTCCCCTTACCGGACGCTCGAGCCAGTGCGTCCACCCGTCATCCCTAACGACTATGTGCCGAGTCCAACACGCAACACCGCACCTCCCCTGCAGAGCCCGGCTAGAACTGCATCTGTAAATCAGAGGACCCGCACGTACAg cagcagcagcagtggCAGCAGTCACCCCAGCAGTCGCAGCAGCAGCAGAGAGAACAGTGGGAGTGGAAGTGTGGGCGTGCCTATCGCTGTGCCAACCCCTGCCCCGCCCACGGCCTTTCCTG GCAACGGCCCTCACTTTTACAGTATGACCCGGCCAATGACGCGCCACGCCACACCCTCTGTGGGAGGTTCCCTGCCGTATCGCCGGCCGTCATCAGTTACTGGACAGCCTAACAACAACATGCCTCAGAACACAAATCCAAACATGATCGAAAACCAACTGAATGGAGGACCACACTACAACCAAAACCAAG TTTCAGACGCTCCTCCTCCCCCGCCCCCTGCAGGAGAGGCGGAGTTTGAGGAAGCGACCCCGCCCCCACCTCCTCCGGAGAATTATGAGGATGACGAGGGTGATGATGAGGAAGAGTCAGCAGTGGTGGAGTACAGCGATCCGTACGCTGAAGAGGACCCGCCGTGGGCTCCTCGCAGTTACCTGGAGAAAG TGGTGGCGATTTACGACTACATGTGCGATAAAGAAGACGAGCTGTCCTTCCAGGAGGGGGCGATCATTTACGTGATCAAAAAGAACGACGACGGCTGGTTCGAGGGTGTGATGAGCGGCACCACGGGCCTCTTCCCCGGGAACTACGTGGAGTCCATCATGCACTACGCCGACTGA
- the abi2b gene encoding abl interactor 2b isoform X3, translating into MAELQMLLEEEIPAGRGALLDSYANLERVAEYCESNYIQSPDKHRALEETKSYTTQSLASVAYLINTLANNVLQMLDIQASQLRRMESSINHISQTVDIHKEKVARREIGILTTNKNTSRTHKIIAPANPERPVRYIRKSIDYSQLDDVGHGVKVNAQNVKAGMTPRTAAPTQKPPSPPALGKGTIGRHSPYRTLEPVRPPVIPNDYVPSPTRNTAPPLQSPARTASVNQRTRTYSSSSSGSSHPSSRSSSRENSGSGSVGVPIAVPTPAPPTAFPGLTPGPPKPPPSVTIPAPPVPLPPPTPEPVPPAPAPTPAPTPALPAEGPPEIPPPPQLPLTLPVTTNTSLAAATSTPAQGNGPHFYSMTRPMTRHATPSVGGSLPYRRPSSVTGQPNNNMPQNTNPNMIENQLNGGPHYNQNQAPMAPPPPSILQITPQLPLMGFVARVQETISDAPPPPPPAGEAEFEEATPPPPPPENYEDDEGDDEEESAVVEYSDPYAEEDPPWAPRSYLEKVVAIYDYMCDKEDELSFQEGAIIYVIKKNDDGWFEGVMSGTTGLFPGNYVESIMHYAD; encoded by the exons TCTCCAGATAAGCACAGAGCTCTTGAAGAAACCAAAAGCTACACCACTCAGTCTCTGGCCAGTGTTGCGTATCTGATCAACACTCTCGCCAACAATGTGCTCCAGATGCTGGACATACAGGCGTCCCAGCTGCGCCGCATGGAGTCCTCCATCAACCACATCTCACAG ACGGTGGACATCCATAAAGAGAAGGTGGCCAGACGAGAGATCGGCATCCTCACCACCAATAAGAACACTTCTCGCACACACAAGATCATCGCACCAGCCAATCCCGAGAGGCCTGTACGCTACATCCGCAAGTCCATTGACTACAGTCAGCTTGATGACGTAGGCCACGGCGTGAAG GTCAACGCCCAGAATGTGAAAGCGGGTATGACTCCACGCACAGCTGCTCCTACCCAGAAACCCCCCAGTCCCCCCGCTCTGGGCAAAGGCACCATTGG GCGACACTCCCCTTACCGGACGCTCGAGCCAGTGCGTCCACCCGTCATCCCTAACGACTATGTGCCGAGTCCAACACGCAACACCGCACCTCCCCTGCAGAGCCCGGCTAGAACTGCATCTGTAAATCAGAGGACCCGCACGTACAg cagcagcagcagtggCAGCAGTCACCCCAGCAGTCGCAGCAGCAGCAGAGAGAACAGTGGGAGTGGAAGTGTGGGCGTGCCTATCGCTGTGCCAACCCCTGCCCCGCCCACGGCCTTTCCTG GTTTAACACCTGGCCCTCCCAAACCTCCCCCGAGCGTTACCATCCCCGCTCCTCCCGTTCCTCTGCCTCCTCCCACCCCCGAGCCAGTGCCCCCCGCCCCAGCCCCCACCCCAGCCCCCACCCCTGCTCTGCCAGCAGAGGGCCCTCCTGAGATACCACCCCCCCCACAACTGCCCCTCACCCTCCCCGTTACCACCAACACCAGCCTTGCTGCTGCAACTAGCACCCCCGCTCAAG GCAACGGCCCTCACTTTTACAGTATGACCCGGCCAATGACGCGCCACGCCACACCCTCTGTGGGAGGTTCCCTGCCGTATCGCCGGCCGTCATCAGTTACTGGACAGCCTAACAACAACATGCCTCAGAACACAAATCCAAACATGATCGAAAACCAACTGAATGGAGGACCACACTACAACCAAAACCAAG CCCCTATGGCCCCTCCGCCCCCTTCTATTCTCCAGATCACTCCTCAGCTCCCGCTCATGGGTTTTGTGGCTCGGGTTCAGGAGACCA TTTCAGACGCTCCTCCTCCCCCGCCCCCTGCAGGAGAGGCGGAGTTTGAGGAAGCGACCCCGCCCCCACCTCCTCCGGAGAATTATGAGGATGACGAGGGTGATGATGAGGAAGAGTCAGCAGTGGTGGAGTACAGCGATCCGTACGCTGAAGAGGACCCGCCGTGGGCTCCTCGCAGTTACCTGGAGAAAG TGGTGGCGATTTACGACTACATGTGCGATAAAGAAGACGAGCTGTCCTTCCAGGAGGGGGCGATCATTTACGTGATCAAAAAGAACGACGACGGCTGGTTCGAGGGTGTGATGAGCGGCACCACGGGCCTCTTCCCCGGGAACTACGTGGAGTCCATCATGCACTACGCCGACTGA
- the abi2b gene encoding abl interactor 2b isoform X4: MAELQMLLEEEIPAGRGALLDSYANLERVAEYCESNYIQSPDKHRALEETKSYTTQSLASVAYLINTLANNVLQMLDIQASQLRRMESSINHISQTVDIHKEKVARREIGILTTNKNTSRTHKIIAPANPERPVRYIRKSIDYSQLDDVGHGVKWLLRFKVNAQNVKAGMTPRTAAPTQKPPSPPALGKGTIGRHSPYRTLEPVRPPVIPNDYVPSPTRNTAPPLQSPARTASVNQRTRTYSSSSSGSSHPSSRSSSRENSGSGSVGVPIAVPTPAPPTAFPGLTPGPPKPPPSVTIPAPPVPLPPPTPEPVPPAPAPTPAPTPALPAEGPPEIPPPPQLPLTLPVTTNTSLAAATSTPAQGNGPHFYSMTRPMTRHATPSVGGSLPYRRPSSVTGQPNNNMPQNTNPNMIENQLNGGPHYNQNQVSDAPPPPPPAGEAEFEEATPPPPPPENYEDDEGDDEEESAVVEYSDPYAEEDPPWAPRSYLEKVVAIYDYMCDKEDELSFQEGAIIYVIKKNDDGWFEGVMSGTTGLFPGNYVESIMHYAD, translated from the exons TCTCCAGATAAGCACAGAGCTCTTGAAGAAACCAAAAGCTACACCACTCAGTCTCTGGCCAGTGTTGCGTATCTGATCAACACTCTCGCCAACAATGTGCTCCAGATGCTGGACATACAGGCGTCCCAGCTGCGCCGCATGGAGTCCTCCATCAACCACATCTCACAG ACGGTGGACATCCATAAAGAGAAGGTGGCCAGACGAGAGATCGGCATCCTCACCACCAATAAGAACACTTCTCGCACACACAAGATCATCGCACCAGCCAATCCCGAGAGGCCTGTACGCTACATCCGCAAGTCCATTGACTACAGTCAGCTTGATGACGTAGGCCACGGCGTGAAG TGGTTACTAAGGTTTAAG GTCAACGCCCAGAATGTGAAAGCGGGTATGACTCCACGCACAGCTGCTCCTACCCAGAAACCCCCCAGTCCCCCCGCTCTGGGCAAAGGCACCATTGG GCGACACTCCCCTTACCGGACGCTCGAGCCAGTGCGTCCACCCGTCATCCCTAACGACTATGTGCCGAGTCCAACACGCAACACCGCACCTCCCCTGCAGAGCCCGGCTAGAACTGCATCTGTAAATCAGAGGACCCGCACGTACAg cagcagcagcagtggCAGCAGTCACCCCAGCAGTCGCAGCAGCAGCAGAGAGAACAGTGGGAGTGGAAGTGTGGGCGTGCCTATCGCTGTGCCAACCCCTGCCCCGCCCACGGCCTTTCCTG GTTTAACACCTGGCCCTCCCAAACCTCCCCCGAGCGTTACCATCCCCGCTCCTCCCGTTCCTCTGCCTCCTCCCACCCCCGAGCCAGTGCCCCCCGCCCCAGCCCCCACCCCAGCCCCCACCCCTGCTCTGCCAGCAGAGGGCCCTCCTGAGATACCACCCCCCCCACAACTGCCCCTCACCCTCCCCGTTACCACCAACACCAGCCTTGCTGCTGCAACTAGCACCCCCGCTCAAG GCAACGGCCCTCACTTTTACAGTATGACCCGGCCAATGACGCGCCACGCCACACCCTCTGTGGGAGGTTCCCTGCCGTATCGCCGGCCGTCATCAGTTACTGGACAGCCTAACAACAACATGCCTCAGAACACAAATCCAAACATGATCGAAAACCAACTGAATGGAGGACCACACTACAACCAAAACCAAG TTTCAGACGCTCCTCCTCCCCCGCCCCCTGCAGGAGAGGCGGAGTTTGAGGAAGCGACCCCGCCCCCACCTCCTCCGGAGAATTATGAGGATGACGAGGGTGATGATGAGGAAGAGTCAGCAGTGGTGGAGTACAGCGATCCGTACGCTGAAGAGGACCCGCCGTGGGCTCCTCGCAGTTACCTGGAGAAAG TGGTGGCGATTTACGACTACATGTGCGATAAAGAAGACGAGCTGTCCTTCCAGGAGGGGGCGATCATTTACGTGATCAAAAAGAACGACGACGGCTGGTTCGAGGGTGTGATGAGCGGCACCACGGGCCTCTTCCCCGGGAACTACGTGGAGTCCATCATGCACTACGCCGACTGA
- the abi2b gene encoding abl interactor 2b isoform X9, protein MAELQMLLEEEIPAGRGALLDSYANLERVAEYCESNYIQSPDKHRALEETKSYTTQSLASVAYLINTLANNVLQMLDIQASQLRRMESSINHISQTVDIHKEKVARREIGILTTNKNTSRTHKIIAPANPERPVRYIRKSIDYSQLDDVGHGVKVNAQNVKAGMTPRTAAPTQKPPSPPALGKGTIGRHSPYRTLEPVRPPVIPNDYVPSPTRNTAPPLQSPARTASVNQRTRTYSSSSSGSSHPSSRSSSRENSGSGSVGVPIAVPTPAPPTAFPGNGPHFYSMTRPMTRHATPSVGGSLPYRRPSSVTGQPNNNMPQNTNPNMIENQLNGGPHYNQNQAPMAPPPPSILQITPQLPLMGFVARVQETISDAPPPPPPAGEAEFEEATPPPPPPENYEDDEGDDEEESAVVEYSDPYAEEDPPWAPRSYLEKVVAIYDYMCDKEDELSFQEGAIIYVIKKNDDGWFEGVMSGTTGLFPGNYVESIMHYAD, encoded by the exons TCTCCAGATAAGCACAGAGCTCTTGAAGAAACCAAAAGCTACACCACTCAGTCTCTGGCCAGTGTTGCGTATCTGATCAACACTCTCGCCAACAATGTGCTCCAGATGCTGGACATACAGGCGTCCCAGCTGCGCCGCATGGAGTCCTCCATCAACCACATCTCACAG ACGGTGGACATCCATAAAGAGAAGGTGGCCAGACGAGAGATCGGCATCCTCACCACCAATAAGAACACTTCTCGCACACACAAGATCATCGCACCAGCCAATCCCGAGAGGCCTGTACGCTACATCCGCAAGTCCATTGACTACAGTCAGCTTGATGACGTAGGCCACGGCGTGAAG GTCAACGCCCAGAATGTGAAAGCGGGTATGACTCCACGCACAGCTGCTCCTACCCAGAAACCCCCCAGTCCCCCCGCTCTGGGCAAAGGCACCATTGG GCGACACTCCCCTTACCGGACGCTCGAGCCAGTGCGTCCACCCGTCATCCCTAACGACTATGTGCCGAGTCCAACACGCAACACCGCACCTCCCCTGCAGAGCCCGGCTAGAACTGCATCTGTAAATCAGAGGACCCGCACGTACAg cagcagcagcagtggCAGCAGTCACCCCAGCAGTCGCAGCAGCAGCAGAGAGAACAGTGGGAGTGGAAGTGTGGGCGTGCCTATCGCTGTGCCAACCCCTGCCCCGCCCACGGCCTTTCCTG GCAACGGCCCTCACTTTTACAGTATGACCCGGCCAATGACGCGCCACGCCACACCCTCTGTGGGAGGTTCCCTGCCGTATCGCCGGCCGTCATCAGTTACTGGACAGCCTAACAACAACATGCCTCAGAACACAAATCCAAACATGATCGAAAACCAACTGAATGGAGGACCACACTACAACCAAAACCAAG CCCCTATGGCCCCTCCGCCCCCTTCTATTCTCCAGATCACTCCTCAGCTCCCGCTCATGGGTTTTGTGGCTCGGGTTCAGGAGACCA TTTCAGACGCTCCTCCTCCCCCGCCCCCTGCAGGAGAGGCGGAGTTTGAGGAAGCGACCCCGCCCCCACCTCCTCCGGAGAATTATGAGGATGACGAGGGTGATGATGAGGAAGAGTCAGCAGTGGTGGAGTACAGCGATCCGTACGCTGAAGAGGACCCGCCGTGGGCTCCTCGCAGTTACCTGGAGAAAG TGGTGGCGATTTACGACTACATGTGCGATAAAGAAGACGAGCTGTCCTTCCAGGAGGGGGCGATCATTTACGTGATCAAAAAGAACGACGACGGCTGGTTCGAGGGTGTGATGAGCGGCACCACGGGCCTCTTCCCCGGGAACTACGTGGAGTCCATCATGCACTACGCCGACTGA
- the abi2b gene encoding abl interactor 2b isoform X12: protein MAELQMLLEEEIPAGRGALLDSYANLERVAEYCESNYIQSPDKHRALEETKSYTTQSLASVAYLINTLANNVLQMLDIQASQLRRMESSINHISQTVDIHKEKVARREIGILTTNKNTSRTHKIIAPANPERPVRYIRKSIDYSQLDDVGHGVKVNAQNVKAGMTPRTAAPTQKPPSPPALGKGTIGRHSPYRTLEPVRPPVIPNDYVPSPTRNTAPPLQSPARTASVNQRTRTYSSSSSGSSHPSSRSSSRENSGSGSVGVPIAVPTPAPPTAFPGNGPHFYSMTRPMTRHATPSVGGSLPYRRPSSVTGQPNNNMPQNTNPNMIENQLNGGPHYNQNQVSDAPPPPPPAGEAEFEEATPPPPPPENYEDDEGDDEEESAVVEYSDPYAEEDPPWAPRSYLEKVVAIYDYMCDKEDELSFQEGAIIYVIKKNDDGWFEGVMSGTTGLFPGNYVESIMHYAD from the exons TCTCCAGATAAGCACAGAGCTCTTGAAGAAACCAAAAGCTACACCACTCAGTCTCTGGCCAGTGTTGCGTATCTGATCAACACTCTCGCCAACAATGTGCTCCAGATGCTGGACATACAGGCGTCCCAGCTGCGCCGCATGGAGTCCTCCATCAACCACATCTCACAG ACGGTGGACATCCATAAAGAGAAGGTGGCCAGACGAGAGATCGGCATCCTCACCACCAATAAGAACACTTCTCGCACACACAAGATCATCGCACCAGCCAATCCCGAGAGGCCTGTACGCTACATCCGCAAGTCCATTGACTACAGTCAGCTTGATGACGTAGGCCACGGCGTGAAG GTCAACGCCCAGAATGTGAAAGCGGGTATGACTCCACGCACAGCTGCTCCTACCCAGAAACCCCCCAGTCCCCCCGCTCTGGGCAAAGGCACCATTGG GCGACACTCCCCTTACCGGACGCTCGAGCCAGTGCGTCCACCCGTCATCCCTAACGACTATGTGCCGAGTCCAACACGCAACACCGCACCTCCCCTGCAGAGCCCGGCTAGAACTGCATCTGTAAATCAGAGGACCCGCACGTACAg cagcagcagcagtggCAGCAGTCACCCCAGCAGTCGCAGCAGCAGCAGAGAGAACAGTGGGAGTGGAAGTGTGGGCGTGCCTATCGCTGTGCCAACCCCTGCCCCGCCCACGGCCTTTCCTG GCAACGGCCCTCACTTTTACAGTATGACCCGGCCAATGACGCGCCACGCCACACCCTCTGTGGGAGGTTCCCTGCCGTATCGCCGGCCGTCATCAGTTACTGGACAGCCTAACAACAACATGCCTCAGAACACAAATCCAAACATGATCGAAAACCAACTGAATGGAGGACCACACTACAACCAAAACCAAG TTTCAGACGCTCCTCCTCCCCCGCCCCCTGCAGGAGAGGCGGAGTTTGAGGAAGCGACCCCGCCCCCACCTCCTCCGGAGAATTATGAGGATGACGAGGGTGATGATGAGGAAGAGTCAGCAGTGGTGGAGTACAGCGATCCGTACGCTGAAGAGGACCCGCCGTGGGCTCCTCGCAGTTACCTGGAGAAAG TGGTGGCGATTTACGACTACATGTGCGATAAAGAAGACGAGCTGTCCTTCCAGGAGGGGGCGATCATTTACGTGATCAAAAAGAACGACGACGGCTGGTTCGAGGGTGTGATGAGCGGCACCACGGGCCTCTTCCCCGGGAACTACGTGGAGTCCATCATGCACTACGCCGACTGA
- the abi2b gene encoding abl interactor 2b isoform X2, with the protein MAELQMLLEEEIPAGRGALLDSYANLERVAEYCESNYIQSPDKHRALEETKSYTTQSLASVAYLINTLANNVLQMLDIQASQLRRMESSINHISQTVDIHKEKVARREIGILTTNKNTSRTHKIIAPANPERPVRYIRKSIDYSQLDDVGHGVKWLLRFKVNAQNVKAGMTPRTAAPTQKPPSPPALGKGTIGRHSPYRTLEPVRPPVIPNDYVPSPTRNTAPPLQSPARTASVNQRTRTYSSSSGSSHPSSRSSSRENSGSGSVGVPIAVPTPAPPTAFPGLTPGPPKPPPSVTIPAPPVPLPPPTPEPVPPAPAPTPAPTPALPAEGPPEIPPPPQLPLTLPVTTNTSLAAATSTPAQGNGPHFYSMTRPMTRHATPSVGGSLPYRRPSSVTGQPNNNMPQNTNPNMIENQLNGGPHYNQNQAPMAPPPPSILQITPQLPLMGFVARVQETISDAPPPPPPAGEAEFEEATPPPPPPENYEDDEGDDEEESAVVEYSDPYAEEDPPWAPRSYLEKVVAIYDYMCDKEDELSFQEGAIIYVIKKNDDGWFEGVMSGTTGLFPGNYVESIMHYAD; encoded by the exons TCTCCAGATAAGCACAGAGCTCTTGAAGAAACCAAAAGCTACACCACTCAGTCTCTGGCCAGTGTTGCGTATCTGATCAACACTCTCGCCAACAATGTGCTCCAGATGCTGGACATACAGGCGTCCCAGCTGCGCCGCATGGAGTCCTCCATCAACCACATCTCACAG ACGGTGGACATCCATAAAGAGAAGGTGGCCAGACGAGAGATCGGCATCCTCACCACCAATAAGAACACTTCTCGCACACACAAGATCATCGCACCAGCCAATCCCGAGAGGCCTGTACGCTACATCCGCAAGTCCATTGACTACAGTCAGCTTGATGACGTAGGCCACGGCGTGAAG TGGTTACTAAGGTTTAAG GTCAACGCCCAGAATGTGAAAGCGGGTATGACTCCACGCACAGCTGCTCCTACCCAGAAACCCCCCAGTCCCCCCGCTCTGGGCAAAGGCACCATTGG GCGACACTCCCCTTACCGGACGCTCGAGCCAGTGCGTCCACCCGTCATCCCTAACGACTATGTGCCGAGTCCAACACGCAACACCGCACCTCCCCTGCAGAGCCCGGCTAGAACTGCATCTGTAAATCAGAGGACCCGCACGTACAg cagcagcagtggCAGCAGTCACCCCAGCAGTCGCAGCAGCAGCAGAGAGAACAGTGGGAGTGGAAGTGTGGGCGTGCCTATCGCTGTGCCAACCCCTGCCCCGCCCACGGCCTTTCCTG GTTTAACACCTGGCCCTCCCAAACCTCCCCCGAGCGTTACCATCCCCGCTCCTCCCGTTCCTCTGCCTCCTCCCACCCCCGAGCCAGTGCCCCCCGCCCCAGCCCCCACCCCAGCCCCCACCCCTGCTCTGCCAGCAGAGGGCCCTCCTGAGATACCACCCCCCCCACAACTGCCCCTCACCCTCCCCGTTACCACCAACACCAGCCTTGCTGCTGCAACTAGCACCCCCGCTCAAG GCAACGGCCCTCACTTTTACAGTATGACCCGGCCAATGACGCGCCACGCCACACCCTCTGTGGGAGGTTCCCTGCCGTATCGCCGGCCGTCATCAGTTACTGGACAGCCTAACAACAACATGCCTCAGAACACAAATCCAAACATGATCGAAAACCAACTGAATGGAGGACCACACTACAACCAAAACCAAG CCCCTATGGCCCCTCCGCCCCCTTCTATTCTCCAGATCACTCCTCAGCTCCCGCTCATGGGTTTTGTGGCTCGGGTTCAGGAGACCA TTTCAGACGCTCCTCCTCCCCCGCCCCCTGCAGGAGAGGCGGAGTTTGAGGAAGCGACCCCGCCCCCACCTCCTCCGGAGAATTATGAGGATGACGAGGGTGATGATGAGGAAGAGTCAGCAGTGGTGGAGTACAGCGATCCGTACGCTGAAGAGGACCCGCCGTGGGCTCCTCGCAGTTACCTGGAGAAAG TGGTGGCGATTTACGACTACATGTGCGATAAAGAAGACGAGCTGTCCTTCCAGGAGGGGGCGATCATTTACGTGATCAAAAAGAACGACGACGGCTGGTTCGAGGGTGTGATGAGCGGCACCACGGGCCTCTTCCCCGGGAACTACGTGGAGTCCATCATGCACTACGCCGACTGA